A genomic segment from Comamonas terrigena NBRC 13299 encodes:
- a CDS encoding SAM-dependent methyltransferase — protein sequence MSATTTPGRLYLVPAPLDFGCDSQSPLTDVLPELTLRTAARLTHWVSENAKSCRAYLKRVDALFPLAAPLQSQAIQELPREAHKKGDHGGKGSAQFDAKALLAPALAGHDMGLVSEAGMPAVADPGSSIVRAAHDLGITVVPLIGPVSLLLSLAASGLNGQNFAFVGYLPQDAAPRAQRIKELEGLSQRLNQAQLFIETPYRNPALWQALLQSLQPATRLVVASGLTLESASVQSKTVRDWKKLDRVPDKHTPVVFALGQ from the coding sequence ATGAGCGCCACCACCACCCCGGGGCGCCTGTATCTGGTGCCCGCCCCCCTGGATTTTGGCTGCGACAGCCAGAGCCCGCTGACCGACGTGCTGCCCGAGCTGACGCTGCGCACGGCCGCCCGCCTGACCCACTGGGTGAGCGAAAACGCCAAAAGCTGCCGCGCCTACCTGAAGCGGGTGGACGCCCTGTTCCCCCTGGCGGCCCCGCTGCAGTCCCAGGCGATCCAGGAACTCCCGCGGGAAGCCCATAAAAAAGGCGACCACGGCGGCAAGGGCAGTGCCCAGTTTGACGCCAAGGCCCTGCTGGCACCGGCGCTGGCCGGCCACGACATGGGACTGGTCAGCGAAGCCGGCATGCCAGCCGTGGCCGACCCTGGCAGCTCCATCGTGCGCGCCGCCCACGACCTGGGCATCACCGTGGTGCCGCTGATCGGCCCGGTGTCGCTGCTGCTGAGCCTGGCCGCCAGCGGCCTGAACGGCCAGAACTTTGCCTTTGTGGGCTACCTGCCCCAGGATGCCGCGCCACGCGCCCAGCGCATCAAGGAACTGGAGGGCCTGAGCCAGCGCCTGAACCAGGCCCAGCTGTTCATCGAAACCCCCTACCGCAACCCCGCCCTGTGGCAGGCCTTGCTGCAGAGTCTGCAGCCCGCCACCCGCCTGGTGGTGGCCAGCGGCCTGACGCTGGAGAGCGCCAGCGTGCAGTCCAAAACCGTGCGCGACTGGAAAAAGCTGGACCGCGTGCCCGACAAGCACACCCCGGTGGTGTTTGCCCTGGGGCAATAG
- a CDS encoding Rieske (2Fe-2S) protein, producing MTLPPDTAIALCASTDLQERGRGVSFDVVFSGQTCRGFAIRYNGVVYGYLNRCAHIPMEMDHEADRFLDDSGEWLLCSTHGAVYEPHTGLCAGGPCRGGRLVPIALSESDGVVHWHTAHNLQPIEF from the coding sequence ATGACCCTGCCGCCCGACACTGCCATTGCCCTGTGCGCCAGCACCGATCTGCAGGAGCGGGGGCGCGGGGTGTCGTTTGATGTGGTTTTTTCGGGACAGACCTGCCGAGGTTTTGCGATTCGTTACAACGGCGTGGTCTATGGCTATCTGAACCGCTGTGCCCACATCCCCATGGAAATGGACCATGAGGCCGACCGCTTTCTCGACGACAGTGGCGAATGGCTGCTGTGCTCCACCCATGGCGCGGTGTATGAACCCCATACCGGGCTGTGCGCGGGTGGGCCCTGCCGCGGGGGCCGTCTGGTGCCGATCGCACTGAGCGAGAGCGACGGGGTGGTGCACTGGCATACTGCCCACAACCTGCAACCTATCGAGTTTTGA
- a CDS encoding YceD family protein: MSKDFSPDHLDVKAFAQAGATLTGSDPLSRYTRLAQDAEGPVDGLQVDWRAEGELRAESGGASHLWLHLTVEAGLPLTCQRCLQLDRMPLQVDRSFRFVADEATAEALDDEAEEDLLALSRDFDLRALIEDELLMALPLVPRHEVCPQELPMQSSDADFEQASEEKPNPFAVLQGLRKNGAPD; encoded by the coding sequence ATGAGCAAGGATTTCTCTCCGGATCACCTTGATGTGAAGGCGTTTGCCCAGGCAGGCGCCACACTGACAGGCAGCGATCCGCTGTCACGATATACACGACTGGCCCAGGACGCCGAAGGCCCGGTGGACGGGTTGCAGGTGGATTGGCGCGCCGAAGGCGAATTGCGCGCCGAATCCGGCGGTGCCAGCCATCTGTGGCTGCACCTGACGGTCGAGGCCGGCCTGCCGCTGACCTGCCAGCGCTGCCTGCAGCTGGACCGCATGCCGCTGCAGGTGGACCGTTCCTTCCGCTTTGTGGCGGACGAGGCCACGGCCGAAGCCCTGGACGACGAAGCCGAGGAAGATCTGCTGGCGCTGAGCCGCGACTTCGATCTGCGTGCGTTGATCGAGGACGAGCTGCTGATGGCGCTGCCTCTGGTGCCGCGCCACGAGGTCTGCCCGCAGGAGCTGCCCATGCAGTCCAGCGACGCCGACTTCGAGCAGGCCAGCGAGGAAAAGCCCAACCCGTTTGCGGTGTTGCAAGGCTTGCGCAAGAATGGCGCCCCGGACTGA
- a CDS encoding S49 family peptidase encodes MSSPQTPGTPGSDPSSALPGQDLWARAAVPEMPTASAAAAQAQPPGWERDLLEKLAFASLNEQRSARRWRLFWRFSWLILGLALLWALLSKEVSTAAVSGPHTAVVDIKGEIASGADASAEFVIAAMRSALEDQGAQALVLLINSPGGSPVQAGMITDEIVRLKAIHQKPIYAVVEESCASAAYYIASAADEIFVDKASIVGSIGVLMDGFGFTEVMQKVGVERRLLTAGENKGFLDPFSPLTEKQRGFAETMLGQIHQQFIDVVKRGRGDRLKVTDETFSGLFWTGQQAIDLGLADKLGSLDYVAREIVKAEEVIDYTRRDNIAERLAKRFGAAIGGGAVSAVRGMAPAIR; translated from the coding sequence ATGAGTTCACCGCAGACGCCCGGTACACCGGGTTCCGACCCTTCTTCCGCACTGCCCGGCCAAGACCTGTGGGCGCGCGCTGCCGTCCCCGAGATGCCGACCGCATCCGCTGCGGCAGCCCAGGCCCAGCCACCGGGCTGGGAGCGCGATCTGCTGGAAAAGCTGGCCTTTGCCTCGCTCAACGAGCAGCGCAGCGCCCGCCGCTGGCGCCTGTTCTGGCGCTTTTCCTGGCTGATTCTGGGGCTGGCACTGCTGTGGGCGCTGCTGTCCAAGGAGGTGTCGACGGCCGCCGTGTCCGGTCCGCACACCGCCGTGGTGGATATCAAGGGTGAAATCGCCTCGGGGGCCGACGCCAGTGCCGAATTCGTCATCGCCGCCATGCGCAGCGCGCTGGAGGACCAGGGTGCCCAGGCTCTGGTGCTGCTGATCAACTCGCCGGGCGGCAGTCCGGTGCAGGCCGGCATGATCACCGACGAGATCGTGCGCCTCAAGGCCATCCACCAGAAGCCGATTTACGCGGTGGTCGAGGAAAGCTGCGCTTCGGCGGCCTACTACATCGCCTCGGCGGCGGATGAGATTTTTGTCGACAAGGCCAGCATCGTCGGCAGCATCGGCGTGCTGATGGACGGCTTCGGTTTCACCGAAGTGATGCAGAAGGTCGGTGTGGAGCGCCGCCTGCTGACGGCAGGCGAGAACAAGGGCTTCCTCGACCCCTTCAGCCCGCTGACCGAGAAGCAGCGCGGGTTTGCGGAAACCATGCTGGGCCAGATCCACCAGCAGTTCATCGACGTGGTCAAGCGCGGGCGCGGTGACCGCCTGAAGGTGACCGATGAGACCTTCAGCGGCCTGTTCTGGACCGGCCAGCAAGCCATTGACCTGGGACTGGCCGACAAGCTGGGCAGCCTGGACTATGTGGCGCGCGAGATCGTCAAGGCCGAAGAGGTGATCGACTACACGCGCCGCGACAACATTGCCGAACGTCTGGCCAAGCGCTTTGGCGCCGCCATTGGCGGTGGTGCGGTGAGTGCGGTGCGCGGCATGGCGCCGGCCATCCGCTGA
- a CDS encoding Maf family protein — MPESTASSAPVARSLILGSTSRYRRELLERLQYPFTTASPDVDETPRPGEASRDLSLRLALAKAHAVAQQHPEAVVIGSDQVADLNDQPLGKPLTHERAVAQLRQMRGQTVRFYTALAVVCQATGMVHSDIAEVGVRFRDLTDAEIERYLLAEKPYDCAGSAKSEGLGISLLDAIDSDDPTALIGLPLIRTCRMLRAAGLVLP, encoded by the coding sequence ATGCCTGAATCCACCGCTTCTTCCGCCCCTGTGGCCCGCTCGCTGATCCTGGGCTCCACCTCGCGCTACCGCCGCGAGCTGCTGGAGCGCCTGCAATACCCTTTCACCACCGCCTCGCCCGATGTGGACGAGACGCCCCGCCCCGGCGAAGCCTCGCGCGACCTGTCGCTGCGCCTGGCACTGGCCAAGGCCCATGCCGTGGCCCAGCAGCACCCCGAGGCCGTCGTCATCGGCTCCGACCAGGTGGCTGACCTGAACGACCAGCCCTTGGGCAAACCGCTGACACACGAACGCGCCGTGGCCCAGCTGCGCCAGATGCGCGGCCAGACCGTGCGCTTTTACACTGCCCTGGCTGTGGTCTGCCAGGCCACCGGCATGGTGCACAGCGATATCGCCGAGGTGGGCGTGCGCTTTCGCGATCTGACGGACGCCGAGATCGAACGCTATCTGCTGGCCGAAAAACCGTATGACTGCGCCGGCAGCGCCAAGAGCGAAGGCCTGGGCATCAGCCTGCTGGACGCGATTGACAGCGATGACCCCACCGCGCTGATCGGCCTGCCGCTGATCCGCACCTGCCGCATGCTGCGTGCTGCCGGGCTGGTGCTGCCATGA
- a CDS encoding HAD family hydrolase, with translation MSTVDSSVRPRRFDLIAFDWDGTLFDSTAAITRSIQAAVRDVGGTVPSDAQASYVIGMALMPALAHAAPDVPQDKYPELANRYRYHYLQQQEQVTLFDGVLPLLQALRERHHWLAVATGKSRRGLNEALATVDLKGVFDGSRTADETAGKPHPLMLQELMAEFGVAPDRLLMIGDTTHDLEMARNAGCASLAVAYGAHGSEGFAPLGPLHVAQTVADLHAWLLAHA, from the coding sequence ATGAGCACTGTGGATTCTTCCGTGCGGCCCCGCCGCTTTGATCTGATTGCCTTCGACTGGGATGGCACCTTGTTCGACTCCACCGCCGCCATCACCCGCAGCATCCAGGCTGCGGTGCGCGATGTGGGGGGGACGGTGCCGTCGGACGCCCAGGCGTCCTATGTGATCGGGATGGCGCTGATGCCAGCGCTGGCCCATGCGGCGCCCGATGTGCCGCAGGACAAATACCCGGAGCTGGCCAACCGCTACCGCTACCACTATCTGCAGCAACAGGAGCAGGTGACGTTGTTCGATGGTGTGCTGCCCCTGCTGCAGGCGCTGCGGGAGCGCCACCACTGGCTGGCCGTGGCCACGGGCAAGAGCCGCAGGGGGCTGAACGAGGCCCTGGCCACGGTGGATCTGAAAGGTGTGTTCGATGGCTCGCGCACGGCCGATGAAACGGCCGGCAAGCCCCACCCCCTGATGCTGCAGGAGCTGATGGCCGAATTCGGGGTGGCGCCGGACCGGCTGCTGATGATTGGCGATACCACGCACGACCTGGAAATGGCCCGCAACGCCGGCTGTGCCAGCCTGGCGGTGGCCTATGGCGCCCACGGCAGCGAAGGCTTTGCGCCCCTGGGGCCCTTGCATGTCGCGCAGACGGTAGCGGATCTGCACGCCTGGCTGCTGGCCCACGCCTGA
- a CDS encoding RluA family pseudouridine synthase → MKHIIEGKPATDRSPQQVQAAVRLIEVDEESAGQRLDNFLMRHLKGVPKTHVYRIIRSGEVRINKGRCAADTRVQTGDVVRLPPVRVSDKVQEKAERPAPAREFPILLEDEHLIAIDKPAGVAVHGGSGVSFGVIEQLRQARPEAKFLELVHRLDRETSGILLVAKKRSALTKLQDQFRERETGKTYLALVAGSWPGNKKVIDTPLRKYLLPDGERRVRTTTVDDPDAMRALTLVKVRSQLEARSLQGLPAMSLLEVTIKTGRTHQIRVHLASQGHGIVGDEKYGDFDLNRRLPKQGLKRMFLHAWRLQFNHPATDERIELRAELPEELAEFVA, encoded by the coding sequence GTGAAACACATTATAGAGGGCAAACCGGCCACCGACCGTTCCCCACAGCAAGTACAGGCGGCCGTGCGACTGATCGAGGTCGACGAGGAATCGGCAGGCCAGCGTCTGGACAACTTCCTGATGCGCCACCTCAAAGGCGTGCCCAAGACCCATGTCTACCGCATCATTCGCAGCGGCGAGGTCCGCATCAACAAGGGCCGTTGTGCGGCCGATACACGGGTGCAGACGGGGGATGTGGTGCGGCTGCCACCGGTGCGCGTGTCCGACAAGGTGCAGGAAAAGGCCGAGCGCCCGGCACCGGCACGGGAATTTCCCATCCTGCTGGAAGACGAGCACCTGATCGCCATCGACAAGCCGGCCGGCGTGGCCGTGCACGGCGGCTCGGGCGTCAGTTTTGGCGTGATCGAGCAATTGCGCCAGGCCCGGCCGGAGGCCAAGTTTTTGGAGTTGGTGCACCGCTTGGATCGCGAAACCTCGGGCATCTTGCTGGTGGCCAAGAAGCGCTCGGCGCTGACCAAGCTGCAAGACCAGTTCCGGGAACGCGAAACCGGCAAGACCTACCTGGCCCTGGTGGCGGGCAGCTGGCCGGGCAACAAGAAGGTGATTGACACCCCGCTGCGCAAATACCTGTTGCCGGATGGCGAGCGCCGCGTGCGCACCACCACGGTCGACGATCCGGATGCCATGCGGGCGCTGACCCTGGTCAAGGTGCGCAGCCAGCTCGAGGCACGCAGCCTGCAGGGCCTGCCGGCCATGAGCTTGCTGGAAGTGACCATCAAGACCGGTCGTACCCACCAGATCCGGGTGCACCTGGCCTCGCAAGGCCACGGCATCGTGGGGGATGAGAAATACGGGGACTTCGATCTGAATCGCCGTCTGCCCAAGCAGGGGCTCAAACGCATGTTCCTGCATGCCTGGCGGCTGCAGTTCAACCACCCGGCCACCGACGAGCGCATCGAGTTGCGGGCAGAATTGCCCGAAGAGCTGGCCGAGTTTGTGGCCTGA